A single window of Calditrichota bacterium DNA harbors:
- a CDS encoding NAD+ synthase — MRIALAQIDTTIGDFDGNLRLIRETARRAETLGADLCCFPEQCLPGYPAHDLLERPLFIQRNLNALDELARTTGEMALLIGFAEPHTGPIGKRLYNSAALLAGGQVVSVHRKSLLPTYDIFDESRYFDPSPEVRPVEWKGVRLGITICEDAWNDPTFWPHRLYDRDPLADLTAAGADILINIAASPFTVEKRSFRRSMLQAAAVHLRRPLLFVNSVGGNDELIFDGASLAFGADGRVWGEGAEFAADLILIDTSSGTGDRHPSNLDDDSAALEALVLGTRDYAQKCGFESAILGLSGGIDSALVAALGARAFGAENVTALLMPSRYSSRGSVEDSEQLARSLGIRTQTIPIDGLFQRYLSDLAPHFAGHAVDTTEENLQARIRGNLLMAFSNKFGSLLLSTGNKSELATGYCTLYGDMAGGLALLTDVPKTMVYRLARLVNRDREVIPEAILTKPPSAELKPDQRDQDTLPPYDLLDDLIDRIVVRGLDREAIVGEGFDPAVVDRVAKLIAASEYKRRQAPIGLKISAKSFGYGRRVPLASKWR, encoded by the coding sequence TTGCGCATCGCCCTGGCCCAAATAGACACCACCATCGGCGACTTCGACGGCAACCTCCGCCTGATTCGCGAGACCGCCCGCCGCGCTGAGACACTCGGCGCCGACCTCTGCTGCTTTCCCGAGCAATGCCTGCCCGGCTATCCGGCGCACGACCTTCTGGAACGCCCGCTCTTCATCCAGCGTAATCTGAATGCCCTTGATGAGTTGGCCCGGACAACCGGGGAGATGGCTCTATTGATCGGGTTCGCCGAGCCGCACACCGGGCCGATCGGCAAACGGCTCTACAACTCGGCAGCACTGCTCGCCGGCGGTCAAGTCGTCTCAGTGCATCGCAAGAGCCTCCTGCCGACCTACGACATCTTCGACGAGAGCCGTTATTTCGATCCCTCGCCGGAAGTGCGCCCGGTCGAATGGAAAGGTGTCCGGCTCGGCATCACGATTTGCGAGGATGCCTGGAACGACCCGACGTTCTGGCCGCACCGCCTTTACGACCGCGACCCGCTCGCCGATCTGACTGCTGCCGGAGCCGATATCCTCATCAACATCGCGGCTTCGCCCTTTACTGTCGAAAAGCGGTCGTTCAGACGTTCGATGCTGCAGGCCGCAGCCGTCCATCTCCGCCGCCCGCTCCTCTTCGTCAACTCGGTAGGCGGCAACGATGAACTGATCTTCGACGGCGCCAGCCTCGCCTTCGGAGCGGATGGCAGGGTCTGGGGTGAAGGCGCCGAGTTCGCCGCCGACTTGATCTTGATCGACACGTCGTCCGGCACCGGCGACCGGCACCCCTCGAACCTTGACGACGACAGCGCAGCCCTCGAAGCACTGGTCCTGGGAACCCGCGATTATGCACAGAAATGTGGATTCGAATCGGCGATTCTCGGCCTTTCGGGGGGGATAGACTCGGCGCTGGTCGCAGCCTTGGGAGCCCGCGCCTTCGGGGCGGAGAACGTAACCGCATTGCTTATGCCGTCGAGATACTCAAGTCGCGGTTCGGTGGAAGACTCCGAGCAACTGGCCCGCAGCCTCGGCATTCGGACGCAAACCATCCCGATCGACGGCCTTTTTCAGCGCTACCTGAGCGACCTCGCACCGCACTTTGCCGGTCATGCGGTTGACACAACTGAAGAGAACCTCCAGGCTCGCATTCGCGGGAATTTGCTGATGGCTTTCTCCAACAAGTTCGGCAGTCTGCTTCTTTCGACCGGCAACAAATCGGAACTGGCGACCGGCTACTGCACCCTTTATGGCGATATGGCAGGCGGCCTGGCGCTCCTGACCGATGTGCCGAAGACGATGGTCTATCGCCTGGCAAGGCTCGTCAACCGCGACCGCGAGGTTATCCCCGAAGCGATCCTGACCAAGCCGCCCTCCGCCGAACTGAAGCCGGATCAGCGCGATCAGGATACGCTCCCGCCCTACGATCTGCTCGACGACCTGATCGACCGCATCGTCGTCCGGGGGCTCGACCGGGAGGCTATAGTGGGGGAGGGTTTTGATCCGGCAGTAGTTGACCGGGTGGCGAAACTTATCGCGGCGAGCGAATACAAACGGCGTCAGGCGCCCATCGGCTTGAAGATTTCTGCCAAGTCGTTCGGTTACGGACGACGGGTGCCGCTGGCGAGCAAGTGGAGATGA